In a genomic window of Candidatus Bathyarchaeota archaeon:
- the hemB gene encoding porphobilinogen synthase, whose product MSFPTVRMRRLRRTAALRTTLNQVTIQPSHLIYPIFVEEGIKAPVPINSMPGYFRLPLSKVVEEGKAALTQGVKSVLLFGIPAKKDETATSAYDKDGIVQEAIRKLKAAFGEELVVIGDVCLCEYTSHGHCGIIKDGTVQNDPTLELLGKVAVSYAEAGVDIVAPSAMMDGQVGAIREALDEAGYDQTPIMAYAAKYASGFYGPFREAAESTPKFGNRRSYQMSQGSQSEAMREIELDIAEGADLIMVKPALAYLDIIALAKANFDVPLVAYNVSGEYSMVKAAAQNGWIDEKTITNEILTAIKRAGADLIITYHAKNAKEWMTQP is encoded by the coding sequence GTGAGTTTTCCAACAGTACGTATGAGGCGTCTACGCAGAACCGCAGCGTTGCGGACCACGCTCAACCAAGTGACGATTCAACCCAGCCACTTAATCTACCCAATTTTCGTCGAAGAAGGCATCAAGGCACCAGTGCCCATTAACTCTATGCCCGGCTACTTCCGTCTACCCCTCTCAAAGGTAGTGGAAGAAGGCAAAGCCGCCCTAACCCAAGGCGTCAAATCAGTGCTGCTATTCGGCATCCCCGCCAAAAAAGACGAAACCGCAACCAGCGCATACGACAAAGACGGCATCGTACAAGAAGCCATCCGCAAACTAAAAGCCGCATTCGGCGAAGAACTCGTCGTCATCGGCGACGTATGCCTCTGCGAATACACCAGCCACGGCCACTGCGGAATCATAAAAGACGGCACAGTCCAAAACGACCCCACCCTTGAGCTCCTCGGCAAAGTAGCGGTTAGCTACGCTGAAGCAGGCGTCGATATTGTAGCGCCCTCTGCTATGATGGATGGACAAGTCGGAGCAATCCGCGAGGCGCTTGACGAAGCAGGCTATGACCAAACCCCAATCATGGCGTACGCAGCCAAATACGCTTCAGGCTTCTATGGGCCGTTTCGTGAAGCCGCTGAATCTACCCCCAAGTTTGGCAACCGTCGAAGTTACCAGATGAGCCAAGGCAGCCAATCTGAAGCGATGCGTGAAATCGAACTTGACATCGCCGAAGGCGCGGATTTGATTATGGTTAAACCCGCCCTTGCTTACCTTGATATCATTGCGTTGGCGAAGGCTAATTTCGATGTGCCCCTCGTCGCCTACAACGTGAGCGGCGAATACAGCATGGTCAAAGCTGCAGCGCAAAACGGCTGGATAGACGAAAAAACCATAACTAACGAAATCTTAACCGCCATCAAACGCGCAGGCGCAGACCTCATCATAACCTACCACGCTAAAAACGCAAAAGAATGGATGACTCAACCGTGA
- the hemL gene encoding glutamate-1-semialdehyde 2,1-aminomutase: MDDSTVTQSKSEALFLRAKKTLPGGVNSPVRAFAPYPFFVDHAEGSKLFDVDDKSYVDYCMSYGAMLLGHANPEILDAVKARLSKGTLYGAPTELEVDFAELISQVSPCMEMMRLVNSGTEATMHAVRAARGYTNRKKIIKFEGCFHGSHDNVLVKAGSGAATFGTPTSLGVPEETTQNTIVLPYNDEAALEETFKAYGNEIAAIIVEPVMGNVGLILPKKDYLPYLRKITSQNGTVLIFDEIITGFRLALGGAQEYFGVTPDMATLGKVLGGGFPLAAFGGKKEIMQNISPVGKIYQAGTFSGNPVSATAGYTILKILKQRKNEIYPKLERNAGELKKSLIDQAAALKLPVKVYSVASLYQIFFANTNVIDYACAKHSDAAMFDAYFHELLKQGVFIPPSQYETCFVSAAHTEDDLKFTKNAFAQALNAAAKTRKTP, from the coding sequence ATGGATGACTCAACCGTGACCCAATCCAAATCCGAAGCGCTGTTTTTACGCGCCAAAAAAACCCTGCCCGGCGGCGTAAACAGCCCCGTCCGAGCCTTCGCACCCTACCCCTTCTTCGTCGACCACGCAGAGGGCTCCAAACTCTTTGACGTCGACGACAAATCCTACGTCGATTACTGCATGTCCTATGGCGCAATGCTGTTGGGACACGCAAACCCCGAAATCCTTGACGCCGTAAAAGCACGCCTATCAAAGGGTACCCTTTATGGCGCTCCAACCGAGTTGGAAGTCGACTTCGCAGAATTAATCAGCCAAGTCTCCCCCTGCATGGAGATGATGCGGCTAGTAAACAGCGGCACCGAAGCCACCATGCATGCTGTACGCGCAGCAAGAGGCTACACGAACCGCAAAAAAATAATCAAATTCGAAGGATGCTTCCACGGCAGCCACGACAACGTGCTCGTTAAAGCGGGGTCGGGCGCAGCCACTTTTGGAACTCCCACTTCGCTGGGTGTACCTGAAGAAACCACACAGAACACCATCGTGCTCCCCTACAACGACGAAGCCGCCTTAGAAGAAACTTTTAAGGCATATGGCAACGAAATCGCAGCAATCATCGTTGAACCCGTCATGGGCAACGTCGGCTTGATTTTACCAAAAAAAGACTACCTACCTTACCTCAGAAAAATAACCAGCCAAAACGGCACCGTACTCATATTTGACGAAATCATCACAGGCTTCCGCCTCGCCCTCGGCGGCGCACAAGAATACTTCGGCGTCACCCCCGACATGGCAACCCTCGGCAAAGTGCTCGGCGGCGGCTTCCCTCTGGCAGCGTTTGGCGGCAAAAAAGAAATCATGCAAAACATCAGCCCAGTGGGTAAAATCTACCAAGCTGGAACCTTCAGCGGCAACCCAGTCTCCGCAACGGCAGGCTACACCATCCTCAAAATCCTAAAGCAGAGGAAAAACGAGATTTACCCCAAGCTGGAACGAAACGCAGGCGAACTCAAAAAATCCCTCATCGACCAAGCCGCAGCCCTCAAACTTCCCGTAAAGGTCTACAGCGTCGCCTCGCTCTACCAAATCTTCTTCGCCAACACCAACGTCATCGATTACGCCTGCGCTAAACACAGCGACGCAGCAATGTTTGACGCATACTTCCATGAACTCCTAAAACAAGGCGTCTTTATCCCCCCCTCACAGTACGAAACCTGCTTTGTCAGCGCCGCCCACACAGAAGACGACCTCAAATTCACTAAAAACGCCTTCGCCCAAGCCCTCAACGCAGCAGCAAAAACGAGGAAAACCCCATGA
- the hemC gene encoding hydroxymethylbilane synthase, translated as MTLTVGTRGSKLALAQTNRTLQQIKQRRPDVDFKIKIIHTIGDKEHGKPLFTIDCKGIFEKEIDQEVVSGKIDLAVHSLKDVPIVEQQTGTVLAAIPKRDSPCDVFISMGNVPLQDLPKGAVVGTGSLRRLAEIKYIRPDLDVEPIRGNIDTRIGKVRKGELAGIILAEAGLERMDITDEISQRLPLDQFPNSAGQGAIAVVAKEGNTPVIDIVRSVEDAAARAEITAERALVLKLEGGCRVPIGSVARADGDNLSLFGCIFSLTKQKKISAQAKGTLSQAEELGRIVGEDLIAQGAKDFEKEWREKYGVW; from the coding sequence ATGACACTAACCGTCGGAACAAGAGGAAGCAAACTCGCCTTAGCCCAAACCAACCGCACGCTACAACAAATCAAACAACGCCGCCCCGACGTGGACTTCAAAATAAAAATCATCCACACCATCGGCGACAAAGAACACGGCAAACCCCTGTTCACAATTGACTGTAAGGGCATCTTTGAGAAAGAAATTGACCAAGAAGTCGTTAGCGGCAAAATCGACCTTGCCGTGCACAGCCTAAAAGACGTGCCGATTGTCGAGCAGCAGACGGGCACGGTTCTAGCAGCAATTCCCAAACGAGACTCCCCTTGCGACGTGTTCATTTCTATGGGTAACGTGCCGCTTCAAGACCTACCAAAAGGCGCAGTCGTCGGCACCGGTAGCCTCCGTAGGCTCGCTGAAATCAAATATATCCGCCCCGACCTCGATGTGGAGCCCATCCGCGGAAACATAGACACCCGCATCGGCAAAGTCCGCAAAGGCGAACTCGCAGGCATAATCCTCGCCGAAGCAGGCTTAGAACGCATGGACATCACAGACGAAATTTCACAGCGCCTCCCGTTGGATCAGTTTCCCAACTCTGCTGGGCAAGGCGCAATTGCAGTTGTCGCCAAAGAAGGCAACACCCCAGTAATCGACATCGTCCGCTCAGTTGAGGATGCAGCGGCACGAGCTGAAATCACCGCCGAACGCGCACTTGTACTCAAACTGGAAGGCGGCTGCCGTGTCCCCATAGGCTCAGTGGCTCGCGCAGATGGCGATAATCTTTCGTTGTTTGGCTGCATCTTTTCTTTAACTAAACAGAAGAAGATTAGCGCCCAAGCTAAAGGCACCCTTAGTCAGGCTGAAGAGTTAGGCCGCATTGTCGGCGAAGACCTAATAGCGCAGGGTGCAAAAGACTTCGAGAAGGAATGGAGAGAAAAATATGGCGTATGGTAA
- the cobA gene encoding uroporphyrinogen-III C-methyltransferase — protein MAYGKVYLVGAGPGDPQLLTIKAVKALKEADVVIYDRLGVGVEVLCLAPDNAERIFVGKRTGLHEVPQDKITELIVEKAKQGGNIVRLKGGDPFIFGRGGEEAEALVEAGIEFEIIPGISSSVAAPMYAGIPLTHRDFAASVAIITGHRAGDAEKPVDWVKIANAVDTMVILMGVESLEGIVSKLLAGGISKDKPVAMIESGTLPNQRTLIATLGTIIKEAETQQIKPPSVILIGDVANLGRKLAWFKAPLT, from the coding sequence ATGGCGTATGGTAAAGTGTATCTTGTAGGCGCAGGCCCCGGCGACCCTCAACTGCTTACAATCAAAGCGGTCAAGGCGCTAAAAGAAGCCGATGTAGTAATCTATGACCGTCTTGGCGTAGGCGTAGAAGTCCTCTGCTTAGCACCCGACAATGCAGAGCGAATCTTCGTGGGCAAACGCACTGGACTGCATGAGGTGCCACAGGACAAAATTACGGAACTCATCGTAGAGAAAGCCAAGCAGGGCGGCAACATCGTGCGCCTCAAAGGCGGCGACCCCTTCATATTTGGACGGGGCGGAGAAGAAGCCGAGGCGCTTGTTGAAGCAGGCATCGAATTCGAAATTATCCCAGGCATATCCTCCTCGGTTGCAGCTCCCATGTATGCAGGCATACCTTTGACGCATCGTGACTTCGCAGCCTCCGTTGCCATAATCACTGGGCACCGCGCAGGTGACGCCGAGAAACCCGTAGACTGGGTTAAAATCGCAAACGCCGTCGACACCATGGTCATCTTGATGGGTGTTGAATCACTCGAAGGCATAGTCTCCAAGTTGCTGGCGGGCGGGATTAGCAAAGACAAGCCTGTCGCCATGATCGAATCAGGCACGCTTCCCAACCAACGCACCCTCATCGCAACCTTAGGCACAATCATCAAAGAAGCTGAAACCCAACAAATCAAACCCCCCAGTGTCATACTGATCGGTGACGTTGCCAATTTAGGGAGAAAACTAGCATGGTTCAAAGCACCCCTAACTTAG
- a CDS encoding uroporphyrinogen-III synthase, with amino-acid sequence MVQSTPNLAGKTVALTRPTGQAQEAGDLITAMGGVPYYIPAIEIKPLSSPDALKKFVAELAVGKVDYVMLMSTNGVKYMFEAAESLGLSAQLRTGLAKAYVIGVGPRTAQALTDTGVRVDLVPQKYSGEGLLEALQNRDLTGKVIRIPRTSNATPFLAEKLRERGADVEEIYVYESGLPVDEALKTKFYEDLQNGKINAVVFGSGLSAKNIFTMLTEKAPMDTLRGIFAAKVAVVAIGPTTAEALKELNVKVDVIPEDYLFEKALSALAQYWANR; translated from the coding sequence ATGGTTCAAAGCACCCCTAACTTAGCTGGCAAAACCGTTGCCCTCACCCGTCCAACGGGGCAGGCGCAGGAAGCAGGCGACCTCATCACCGCCATGGGCGGCGTCCCCTACTATATCCCCGCCATAGAAATCAAACCCCTCAGCAGCCCTGACGCACTCAAAAAATTCGTAGCTGAACTCGCCGTTGGCAAAGTGGATTATGTTATGTTGATGAGCACCAATGGCGTGAAGTACATGTTTGAAGCCGCCGAATCCCTCGGTCTGTCAGCTCAACTGCGGACTGGGTTAGCTAAGGCTTATGTGATTGGGGTTGGTCCACGAACCGCCCAAGCCCTAACAGACACAGGCGTGCGGGTGGATTTGGTGCCTCAAAAATACAGCGGCGAAGGCTTACTTGAAGCCCTCCAAAACCGCGACCTAACGGGCAAAGTCATCCGCATCCCCCGAACCAGCAACGCCACACCCTTCCTTGCGGAGAAACTGCGGGAAAGAGGCGCCGATGTGGAGGAAATCTATGTTTACGAATCAGGCTTACCTGTCGATGAGGCGCTCAAAACCAAATTCTACGAAGACCTCCAAAACGGAAAAATCAACGCCGTCGTGTTTGGCAGCGGTTTGAGCGCAAAAAACATCTTCACGATGCTCACCGAAAAAGCCCCCATGGATACGCTCCGCGGCATATTTGCTGCAAAAGTCGCCGTCGTCGCGATTGGACCCACCACCGCTGAAGCCCTAAAAGAACTCAACGTAAAAGTCGATGTGATCCCCGAAGATTACCTCTTCGAGAAAGCCCTCTCAGCACTTGCACAATACTGGGCAAATCGCTAA
- a CDS encoding DNA-directed RNA polymerase: MSYGNREMHKATCADCGKECEVPFKPDGTRPVYCRECYSKRRPPRRY, translated from the coding sequence ATGTCATATGGCAACAGAGAAATGCACAAGGCAACCTGCGCCGACTGCGGAAAAGAATGTGAAGTTCCTTTCAAACCAGACGGCACACGGCCAGTTTACTGCCGAGAATGCTACTCTAAACGAAGACCACCAAGAAGATACTAA
- a CDS encoding glycosyltransferase family 2 protein: MKTGAPTKELSILLPAYNEAVQIKKCIQTVEAAVKTFSKSYEIIVSEDGSTDGTDTIVAEMANTNPNLVLLHSPARLGKGRGIKNALRHSKGRYITFMDVDLATDLACLPELLRAVKRNGGMAIGSRHIKGASVNRRPTRTLFSLTYNLFVRLLFMDGIHDHQCGFKMMSRPVAQAVLELSKSDGYFFDTEMIVRCKNLGFPVEEVPVNWTEKNKGGSKVNPVRDSKKIGLDMIAFRLNLA; this comes from the coding sequence GTGAAAACGGGGGCACCCACAAAGGAACTTTCGATTCTGCTGCCAGCATACAATGAAGCCGTGCAAATCAAAAAATGCATTCAAACCGTGGAAGCCGCCGTTAAAACCTTCTCAAAATCCTATGAAATAATCGTCTCCGAGGACGGCAGCACCGACGGCACCGACACCATAGTCGCGGAAATGGCAAATACTAACCCCAACTTGGTTCTGCTTCACTCACCTGCGAGGTTGGGCAAAGGCAGAGGCATCAAAAACGCGCTACGTCACTCCAAGGGACGATACATCACATTCATGGACGTAGACTTAGCCACGGACCTCGCATGCTTACCCGAACTCCTGCGCGCCGTCAAACGCAACGGCGGCATGGCAATCGGCTCACGCCACATAAAAGGCGCCTCAGTCAACCGCCGCCCAACCCGAACCCTATTCAGCTTAACCTACAACCTCTTTGTAAGGCTCCTCTTCATGGACGGTATCCATGATCATCAATGCGGCTTCAAAATGATGAGTCGACCCGTTGCGCAGGCAGTGCTGGAGCTTTCCAAGTCTGATGGCTACTTTTTTGACACTGAAATGATTGTGCGCTGCAAAAACCTTGGGTTCCCCGTAGAAGAGGTACCTGTGAATTGGACAGAGAAAAATAAGGGCGGCTCCAAAGTGAATCCCGTACGGGACTCCAAAAAAATCGGGCTAGACATGATTGCATTTAGGCTTAACCTAGCCTAA